From a region of the Thermus caldilimi genome:
- a CDS encoding glycine C-acetyltransferase, translating to MSLSLRARVESELKRLKQEGLYIRPRVLEAPQEPVTRVEGREVVNLASNNYLGFANHPHLKEKARQYLERWGAGSGAVRTIAGTFTYHLELEEALARFKGTESALVLQSGFTANQGVLGALLQEGDLVFSDELNHASIIDGLRLTKATRLVYRHGDVDHLEELLKAHDTEGLKLIVTDGVFSMDGDIAPLDRIVPLAKRYGAVVYVDDAHGSGVLGEMGKGTVHHFGFHTDPDVIQVATLSKAWAVVGGYAAGALELKDLLVNKARPFLFSTSHPPAVVGALLGALELIQKEPERVERLWENTRYFKQELARMGYDTLGSQTPITPVLFGEAPLAFEASRLLLEEGVFAVGIGFPTVPRGKARIRNIVTAAHTGEMLDRALEAYEKVGRKLGVIR from the coding sequence ATGAGCCTATCCCTGCGCGCCCGCGTGGAAAGCGAGCTGAAAAGGTTAAAGCAGGAGGGACTGTACATCCGCCCCAGGGTCCTCGAGGCCCCCCAGGAACCCGTAACCCGGGTGGAGGGACGGGAAGTGGTGAACCTGGCCTCCAACAACTACCTGGGCTTTGCCAACCACCCCCACCTGAAGGAGAAGGCCCGCCAGTACCTGGAACGGTGGGGGGCAGGAAGTGGAGCCGTGCGCACCATCGCTGGCACCTTCACCTACCACCTGGAGCTGGAAGAAGCCCTGGCCCGCTTCAAGGGCACGGAAAGCGCCTTGGTCCTACAGTCGGGTTTCACCGCCAACCAGGGGGTGCTGGGGGCCCTCCTCCAGGAGGGGGACCTGGTCTTCTCCGACGAGCTGAACCACGCCAGCATCATCGACGGCCTCCGCCTCACCAAGGCCACCCGGTTGGTCTACCGCCATGGGGACGTGGACCACCTGGAGGAGCTCCTCAAAGCCCACGACACCGAAGGCCTCAAGCTCATCGTCACCGACGGGGTCTTCTCCATGGATGGGGACATCGCCCCCCTAGACCGCATCGTGCCCCTGGCCAAGCGGTACGGGGCGGTGGTCTACGTGGACGACGCCCACGGGAGCGGGGTCTTGGGGGAGATGGGCAAGGGCACGGTGCACCACTTTGGCTTCCACACCGACCCTGACGTGATCCAGGTGGCCACCCTCTCCAAGGCCTGGGCGGTGGTGGGGGGGTACGCCGCCGGGGCCTTGGAGCTCAAGGACCTCCTCGTCAACAAGGCGAGGCCCTTCCTCTTCTCCACCAGCCACCCCCCGGCGGTGGTGGGGGCGCTCCTAGGTGCCCTGGAGCTCATCCAGAAGGAACCCGAGCGGGTGGAAAGGCTTTGGGAAAACACCCGCTACTTCAAGCAGGAGCTTGCCCGCATGGGCTACGATACCCTGGGGAGCCAGACCCCCATCACCCCGGTCCTCTTCGGGGAGGCCCCCTTGGCCTTTGAGGCCAGCCGCCTCCTCCTGGAAGAGGGGGTCTTCGCCGTGGGCATCGGCTTCCCCACGGTGCCCCGGGGCAAGGCCAGGATCCGCAACATCGTCACCGCCGCCCACACGGGGGAGATGCTGGACCGGGCCCTCGAGGCCTACGAGAAGGTGGGCCGGAAGCTGGGCGTCATCCGCTAG
- a CDS encoding TaqI-like C-terminal specificity domain-containing protein, with protein sequence MAGPPLAASHRSLGQVPTPKALVDFMVGLAEAPKGGQVLEPACGEGPFLRAFREAHGTGYRFLGVEVDPLALDLPPWAEGVRADFLLWEPGEAFDLILGNPPYGALGAGARLLPELRQAYRERFATWWGRYNLYGAFLEKGVRLLKPGGLLVYVVPAGWMVLEEFQKLRAFLAREGALEVFYLGRAFPGLKVRAAVLRFRKGGKGLRLYDAEALGQGHPPLLLLEEPAWQGEMVRFPHEEALTLEREGLPLGEVFRIRFAARSPEVKAHPLTQTRPGPGLVPVLTGRNLLPGEVDYETPHSGLYFPKEAAGLLKPFYALPHLVVGHTRHYRVVAAWDGRAYPWREEFHLLPKEGVRLDLEALVAYLNGPEIQAYYRGLYREVVPHLTRPMLERLPLPKGLVSAR encoded by the coding sequence ATGGCTGGCCCTCCCCTTGCCGCCTCCCACCGGAGCCTGGGCCAGGTGCCCACCCCCAAGGCCCTGGTGGACTTTATGGTGGGCCTGGCCGAGGCCCCCAAAGGGGGGCAGGTGCTGGAGCCCGCCTGCGGGGAAGGGCCCTTCCTCCGGGCCTTCCGGGAGGCCCACGGCACCGGCTACCGCTTCCTGGGGGTGGAGGTGGACCCTCTGGCCCTGGACCTCCCCCCCTGGGCCGAGGGGGTGCGGGCGGACTTCCTCCTTTGGGAGCCGGGGGAAGCCTTCGACCTCATCCTGGGCAACCCCCCCTACGGGGCCCTGGGGGCGGGGGCGAGGCTACTTCCTGAACTCCGCCAGGCTTACCGGGAGCGCTTCGCCACCTGGTGGGGGCGGTACAACCTCTACGGGGCCTTCCTGGAGAAGGGGGTGCGCCTCCTGAAGCCCGGCGGGCTCCTGGTCTACGTGGTCCCCGCGGGCTGGATGGTCCTAGAGGAGTTCCAAAAGCTCCGGGCCTTCCTGGCCCGGGAAGGGGCTTTGGAGGTCTTCTACCTGGGCCGGGCCTTTCCCGGACTCAAGGTGCGGGCTGCAGTCCTGCGCTTCCGCAAAGGAGGAAAGGGGCTTCGCCTCTACGACGCGGAAGCCCTGGGGCAGGGCCATCCCCCCCTGCTCCTCCTGGAAGAACCCGCCTGGCAGGGGGAAATGGTGCGCTTTCCCCACGAAGAGGCCCTAACCCTGGAAAGGGAAGGCCTCCCCTTGGGGGAGGTCTTCCGCATCCGCTTCGCCGCCAGGAGCCCAGAGGTCAAGGCCCACCCCCTGACCCAAACCCGGCCGGGCCCCGGCCTGGTGCCCGTCCTCACCGGGAGGAACCTCCTGCCGGGGGAGGTGGACTACGAAACCCCCCACTCCGGCCTCTACTTCCCCAAGGAGGCCGCGGGCCTCCTCAAGCCCTTCTACGCCCTCCCCCACCTGGTGGTGGGCCACACCCGCCACTACCGGGTGGTGGCCGCCTGGGACGGGCGGGCTTACCCTTGGCGGGAGGAGTTCCACCTCCTCCCCAAGGAGGGGGTGCGCCTGGACCTCGAGGCCCTGGTGGCCTACCTGAACGGGCCCGAGATCCAGGCCTACTACCGGGGCCTCTACCGGGAGGTGGTGCCCCACCTCACCCGGCCCATGCTGGAGCGCCTGCCCCTGCCCAAAGGCCTCGTCAGCGCCCGGTGA
- a CDS encoding DNA topoisomerase subunit B, whose translation MSYDASAIKVLKGLEGVRHRPAMYIGGTGVEGYHHLFKEILDNAVDEALAGYATEIVTTLNPDGSLTVEDNGRGIPVDLMPEEEKPAVEVIYTTLHSGGKFESGAYKVSGGLHGVGASVVNALSEWTVVEVFREGKHHRIAFSRGEVIEPLAVVGPAPKGKTGTRVTFKPDPLIFGNQTFDPSKIRARLREVSYLVAGLRLLFKDLQHGREEVFWDKGGVASFAKALAEGEELLYERPFLLRGQEGEVEVEVGLIHTKGYTAEILTYANMIPTRDGGTHLTAFKSAYSRALNQYAKKAGLNKEKGPQPTGDDLLEGLYAVVSVKLPQPQFEGQTKGKLLNPEAGSAVSQVVYEKFLEILEENPRIAKTLYEKALRAAQAREAARKARELVRRQNPLESDDLPGKLADCQTENPEEAELFIVEGDSAGGSAKQGRDRRFQAILPLRGKILNVEKAGLSKALKNAEVRAMVAAIGAGIGGTGDEAHFDLEGLRYHKIIIMTDADVDGSHIRTLLLTFFYRYMRPLIERGHVFIAQPPLYRLQVGKKVEYLYSDEELSARLRELEGKSYEVQRFKGLGEMNPEQLWETTMNPEKRVLKRVELQDALEASELFEKLMGQDVAPRREFIEEHARYAELDI comes from the coding sequence GTGAGCTACGACGCTTCGGCCATCAAGGTGCTCAAAGGCCTAGAGGGGGTGCGCCACCGCCCCGCCATGTACATCGGGGGCACGGGGGTGGAGGGCTACCACCACCTCTTCAAGGAAATCCTGGACAACGCCGTGGACGAAGCCCTGGCGGGCTACGCCACGGAGATCGTCACCACCTTGAACCCCGATGGCTCCCTCACCGTGGAGGACAACGGCCGGGGCATCCCCGTGGACCTGATGCCCGAGGAGGAGAAGCCCGCGGTGGAGGTGATCTACACCACCCTGCACTCGGGGGGCAAGTTTGAAAGCGGAGCCTACAAGGTTTCCGGGGGCCTTCACGGGGTAGGAGCCAGCGTGGTGAACGCCCTTTCCGAGTGGACGGTGGTGGAGGTGTTCCGGGAGGGGAAGCACCACCGGATCGCCTTCAGCCGGGGCGAGGTCATCGAACCCCTTGCCGTGGTAGGGCCCGCTCCCAAGGGCAAGACCGGCACCCGGGTCACCTTCAAGCCCGATCCCCTCATCTTCGGGAACCAGACCTTTGACCCCAGCAAGATCAGGGCCCGCCTGCGGGAGGTGAGCTACCTGGTGGCGGGGCTTAGGCTCCTCTTTAAGGACCTCCAGCACGGGCGGGAGGAGGTCTTCTGGGACAAGGGGGGCGTGGCCTCCTTCGCCAAGGCCCTGGCGGAAGGGGAGGAACTCCTCTACGAGCGGCCCTTCCTTCTCCGGGGCCAGGAGGGGGAGGTGGAGGTGGAGGTGGGCCTCATCCACACCAAGGGCTACACCGCGGAGATCCTCACCTACGCCAACATGATCCCCACCCGGGACGGGGGCACCCACCTCACCGCCTTCAAAAGCGCCTACAGCCGGGCCCTGAACCAGTACGCCAAGAAGGCGGGCCTCAACAAGGAAAAAGGCCCCCAGCCCACGGGGGATGACCTCCTGGAGGGGCTTTACGCGGTGGTGAGCGTGAAGCTCCCCCAGCCCCAGTTTGAGGGGCAGACCAAGGGAAAGCTTCTAAATCCCGAGGCGGGAAGCGCGGTAAGCCAGGTGGTCTACGAGAAGTTTCTGGAAATCCTGGAGGAAAACCCCCGCATCGCCAAGACCCTCTACGAGAAAGCCCTGCGGGCCGCCCAGGCCCGGGAGGCCGCCCGGAAGGCCCGGGAGCTTGTCCGGCGCCAGAACCCCTTGGAGTCCGACGACCTTCCCGGGAAGCTGGCCGACTGCCAGACGGAAAACCCCGAGGAGGCGGAGCTTTTCATCGTAGAGGGGGATTCGGCCGGGGGAAGCGCCAAGCAGGGCCGGGACCGGCGCTTCCAGGCCATCCTGCCCCTCAGGGGCAAGATCCTGAACGTGGAGAAGGCGGGGCTTTCCAAGGCCCTGAAAAACGCCGAGGTGCGGGCCATGGTGGCGGCCATCGGGGCGGGGATCGGGGGCACGGGGGACGAGGCCCACTTCGACCTCGAGGGCCTCCGCTACCACAAGATCATCATCATGACCGACGCCGACGTGGACGGGAGCCACATCCGCACCCTCCTCCTCACCTTTTTCTACCGCTACATGCGGCCCCTGATCGAAAGGGGGCACGTGTTCATCGCCCAGCCGCCCCTCTACCGCCTGCAGGTGGGGAAAAAGGTGGAGTACCTCTACTCCGACGAGGAGCTTTCCGCCCGCCTTCGGGAGCTGGAAGGAAAAAGCTACGAGGTCCAGCGCTTCAAGGGCCTGGGGGAGATGAACCCCGAGCAGCTTTGGGAGACCACCATGAACCCTGAAAAGCGGGTGCTGAAGCGGGTGGAGCTCCAGGACGCCCTCGAGGCCAGCGAGCTCTTCGAGAAGCTCATGGGCCAGGACGTGGCCCCCAGGCGGGAGTTCATCGAGGAGCACGCCCGCTACGCGGAGCTGGACATCTGA
- the hrpB gene encoding ATP-dependent helicase HrpB, protein MPHPPDHPGDWLEKATALLLQEGRLLLKAYPGAGKSTLFPLRLLKALPGQILLFEPRRVAARAVAARLAENLGEPLGKTVGYRVRLEGKESEATRLLVMTEGLLTRRLLEDPTLEGVSAVLLDEAHERHLETDLSLALLLRVQETLRPDLKIALLTATPDEDLRRAFSGAVLEVEGESHPVEVFHLERPWEGPLEPLAARYARKAFLEGEGDVLVFLPGKGEIERTQRLLSDLPAFPLHGGLPLQEQAALLRPGPRKIVLATDVAETSLTLPNVRAVVDTGLARKPRFDPRTGLTRLALVRIPEESARQRAGRAGRTGPGRVYRLYPKGPFPPKRPEILEADLSRALLVALALGERLEDLPLPTKPPRGALQSTWNLLELLGAAQGHGLSPLGKQILSLPTHPRLARMVLEAKRLGLLPLAADLLALLEERTPLEGEPDLMLHLEGLLEARRERRGTFLAHEQVSALWRGRFGLLFPESNPPGVSTIKPQPSLPAPEEVGRLLLAAYPDRVAKRVAPKRYKLSSGPLIQLSGDGPAYLVAPWADLGPQGGRILLYAPLAEADLLERAELALWTGWEEGRLRGYLEQRYGALVLERVAVDPGPPTAKHLEEALNGQLPLPEEARQVLLRLSFLQTHGIEVPELSEQALLHDLSWLLPWTQGVRKMEDLLALPWKEILLSLLGEKRELLERLAPESLALPSGKRRRLTYREGAPPLLSLRIQEAFGLRETPRVLEGRVAVAVELLSPAGRPVQVTQDLKSFWENRYPEVRRKLMRRYPKHAWPETP, encoded by the coding sequence ATGCCCCACCCACCCGACCACCCTGGGGATTGGCTGGAGAAGGCCACAGCCCTCCTCCTCCAGGAAGGCCGCCTTCTGCTGAAGGCCTACCCTGGGGCCGGAAAGAGCACCCTCTTCCCCCTCCGGCTCTTAAAGGCCTTGCCGGGTCAGATCCTCCTCTTTGAACCCCGGCGGGTGGCGGCCCGGGCGGTGGCGGCCAGGCTGGCGGAAAACCTGGGGGAGCCCCTGGGGAAGACCGTGGGCTACCGGGTGCGGCTGGAGGGGAAGGAAAGCGAGGCCACTCGCCTTTTGGTGATGACGGAGGGCCTGCTCACCCGGCGCCTTCTGGAAGACCCCACCCTGGAAGGGGTTTCCGCGGTCCTCCTGGACGAGGCCCACGAGCGCCACCTGGAAACCGACCTGAGCCTGGCCCTCCTCCTCAGGGTGCAGGAAACCCTGCGGCCCGACCTCAAAATCGCCCTTCTGACCGCCACCCCGGACGAGGACCTGAGGCGGGCCTTTTCCGGAGCGGTCCTCGAGGTGGAGGGGGAAAGCCACCCGGTGGAGGTCTTTCACCTGGAAAGACCCTGGGAAGGCCCGCTGGAACCCCTGGCCGCCCGCTACGCCCGCAAGGCCTTTCTGGAGGGAGAAGGGGATGTCCTGGTCTTCCTTCCCGGAAAAGGGGAGATAGAACGCACCCAAAGGCTTCTTTCGGATCTTCCCGCCTTCCCCCTCCATGGGGGGTTACCCCTCCAGGAACAGGCCGCCCTGCTCCGGCCTGGACCCAGGAAGATCGTCCTGGCCACGGATGTGGCGGAAACCAGCCTCACCCTGCCCAACGTGCGGGCCGTGGTGGACACCGGGCTGGCCAGAAAGCCCCGCTTTGACCCCAGAACCGGCCTCACCCGCCTGGCCCTGGTGCGCATCCCCGAGGAATCCGCCAGGCAACGGGCGGGCCGGGCCGGGCGCACCGGACCCGGGCGGGTTTACCGGCTCTATCCCAAGGGCCCCTTTCCCCCAAAAAGGCCGGAGATCCTAGAGGCCGACCTCTCTCGGGCCCTCCTGGTGGCCCTGGCCCTGGGCGAGAGGCTGGAAGACCTCCCCCTGCCCACCAAGCCTCCCCGAGGGGCCTTGCAAAGCACTTGGAACCTCTTGGAACTCCTGGGGGCGGCCCAAGGGCATGGGCTAAGCCCCCTGGGAAAGCAGATCCTCTCCCTCCCCACCCACCCCCGCCTGGCCCGCATGGTGCTGGAAGCGAAAAGGCTAGGCCTTCTCCCCCTGGCCGCCGATCTTTTGGCCCTCCTGGAGGAACGAACTCCCTTGGAAGGGGAGCCGGACCTGATGCTCCATCTAGAAGGCCTCCTCGAGGCCCGGAGGGAAAGGCGGGGTACCTTTTTGGCCCACGAGCAGGTTTCCGCCCTCTGGCGGGGACGCTTTGGCCTGCTCTTTCCCGAGAGCAACCCCCCCGGCGTAAGCACGATAAAACCCCAGCCGAGCCTTCCGGCTCCGGAAGAAGTGGGCCGGCTCCTCCTGGCCGCCTACCCCGACCGGGTGGCCAAGCGGGTAGCCCCAAAGCGGTACAAGCTCTCCTCCGGGCCCCTTATCCAGCTATCCGGTGACGGCCCCGCCTACTTGGTGGCCCCCTGGGCCGACCTGGGCCCCCAGGGAGGAAGGATTCTTCTTTACGCCCCCCTGGCCGAGGCGGATCTCCTTGAGCGGGCCGAACTGGCCCTCTGGACCGGGTGGGAGGAAGGAAGGCTCCGGGGCTATCTGGAGCAACGCTACGGTGCCCTGGTGCTGGAACGGGTGGCGGTGGACCCAGGTCCCCCCACGGCCAAGCACCTCGAGGAGGCCCTAAACGGCCAGCTACCCCTCCCCGAGGAGGCCCGGCAGGTCCTCCTGCGCCTCTCCTTCCTCCAAACCCACGGGATAGAGGTGCCAGAACTCTCGGAGCAAGCCTTGCTTCACGATCTTTCCTGGCTCCTCCCCTGGACCCAGGGGGTGCGGAAGATGGAAGACCTCCTGGCCCTACCCTGGAAGGAGATCCTTTTAAGCCTCCTGGGGGAAAAGCGGGAGCTTCTGGAGAGGCTGGCGCCGGAAAGCCTGGCCCTGCCTTCGGGCAAGCGCAGGCGCCTCACCTACCGGGAAGGGGCCCCACCCCTTCTTTCCTTGCGCATCCAGGAAGCCTTTGGCCTTCGGGAAACCCCCAGGGTGCTGGAAGGCCGGGTAGCGGTGGCGGTGGAGCTCCTTTCCCCCGCAGGCCGTCCGGTACAGGTGACCCAAGACCTAAAGAGCTTCTGGGAAAACCGCTACCCTGAGGTGCGCCGGAAACTCATGCGCCGCTACCCCAAACACGCCTGGCCGGAAACTCCCTGA
- a CDS encoding SCP2 sterol-binding domain-containing protein, with amino-acid sequence MELFQEDWAQAYCQKLNESEAYRKAAATWEGSLALAVRPDPALGFPKGVAVVLDLRHGACRGVQVVEGEAEADFILEADLATWQEVLEGRLEPLTALMRGLLELKRGSIAALAPYAQAAQELVKVAREVA; translated from the coding sequence ATGGAGCTTTTCCAGGAAGATTGGGCCCAAGCCTACTGCCAGAAGCTGAACGAAAGCGAGGCCTACAGGAAGGCCGCCGCCACCTGGGAAGGAAGCCTGGCCCTGGCGGTGCGCCCTGACCCCGCCCTGGGGTTCCCCAAGGGGGTGGCCGTGGTGCTGGACCTGCGGCACGGGGCGTGCCGGGGGGTGCAGGTGGTGGAGGGGGAGGCCGAGGCCGACTTCATCCTAGAGGCCGACTTGGCCACCTGGCAGGAGGTGTTGGAGGGCCGCCTGGAGCCCCTCACCGCCTTGATGCGGGGCCTTTTGGAACTGAAAAGGGGAAGCATCGCCGCCCTGGCCCCTTACGCCCAGGCGGCCCAGGAGCTGGTCAAGGTGGCCCGGGAGGTGGCATGA